A region from the Hippoglossus hippoglossus isolate fHipHip1 chromosome 18, fHipHip1.pri, whole genome shotgun sequence genome encodes:
- the gigyf1a gene encoding GRB10-interacting GYF protein 1 isoform X4: protein MTAETLNFGPEWLRALSSGGSVTSPPPSPAMPKYKLADYRYGREEMLALYIKDNKVPEDMQDKEFAAILQDEPMQPLALVPLTEEEQRNFSMSVNSVAVLRLMGKGVSGAAPAGVVRGRGAARGGRGRGRGEGAFYQRSIEEVEVGFGRSGREIHRSQSWDDRGERRFEKPLRREVGRPGFEEVVAPVAPGRKEFTRADSDNWRTLREEQEEEEGAEPGTNWRLALSRRDDGCPRSAGWREHTGPGESRRRKFDFDFRESDGHGGGGGRRRAGSEGLEDDRDGLPEWCTDEEDGEMGTFDSSGAFMPLRKGGKDTMDDEFDFKGIEEEEEEEEEESFTDIERNSPEGDNEMKETGSAVVDGEAKPASPSSSPPTHCTPPSLEPQPSNACTVVDNTQLSNSHPVKTNSTHREDLAPIGISKARLSPSTTSSILPPPPPSSAAPLLPPSGGDNEDDEGMKHLQQEAEKMVASLQDTSLEEECFTQALQQQESRNTAAALPLSHEAAMKWFYKDPQGEIQGPFTTVEMCEWFQAGYFTMTLLVKRGCDEGFQPLGDVIKMWGRVPFAPGPSPPPLLVRQPPPTQRPQPTRGTAGTGNLDQERLKKQQELAAAALYQQLQQQQLFQLINRCSEQGMMPSMNRSMSVPDTGSMWDMHTSASQPSGGEASLWDITMNPTTQGPTLEQLQKLQQERRDAELRVKREEEEQRKRREEKRRQQEEQKRREEEELFRRKQCRQQQELIMKLLQQAPQQQGSGAGSSGWSGGPSSGLTKAVKTPAMALMEMQQEAERLLKQQQQQRAQQQRDRHSGMSMGSSSMGGQWADGVGMWGGPGGMEGKSSSGSSSGSMGMWDEAVKNQAGLRGNSNNNMGLKNSRSSPSLSDQYMMRRKRTEEEDKLLKLLQGMKPQDGFTTWCEQMLHALNTSANNSTSSLDVATIVAYLKEVESPYAVLDFIRSYLGDTVEAKEFAKQFLERRAKQKANQQRQQQQQLSKEVAGLNMNFPLQDSMRGMNPSTLQSMFQTNHMGKAGLYDNQGGKMKKKQPMMLHSDPSILGYSFHNAECLSLNEMEMVEDY from the exons ATGACTGCTGAGACTCTTAACTTCGGCCCAGAATG GCTCCGTGCACTGTCCAGTGGGGGGAGTGTGACgtccccccctccttcccccgCCATGCCAAAGTACAAGCTGGCCGATTACCGCTACGGCCGAGAGGAGATGTTAGCACTTTAtatcaaagacaacaag GTCCCAGAGGACATGCAGGATAAGGAGTTTGCTGCTATTCTGCAGGATGAGCCCATGCAGCCACTGGCACTGGTGCCTCtcactgaggaggagcag AGGAACTTCTCCATGTCTGTGAACAGTGTGGCAGTgctgaggctcatgggaaaAGGGGTCAGCGGAGCTGCCCCAGCTGGAGTGGTCCGAGGACGAGGGGCCGCACGAGGCGGTcgag gaCGAGGTCGTGGTGAAGGTGCATTCTACCAAAGAAGTATTGAGGAAGTGGAGGTGGGTTTTGGCCGCAGTGGGCGAGAGATACACCGCAGCCAGAGCTGGGATGACCG gGGTGAGCGTCGTTTTGAGAAGCCACTGCGGCGGGAAGTGGGGCGTCCTGGCTTTGAAGAGGTTGTAGCCCCCGTGGCTCCAGGGAGGAAGGAGTTCACAAGGGCTGACAGCGATAACTGGCGCACCCTccgggaggagcaggaggaggaggagggggcggagCCAGGCACCAACTGGAGACTTGCTCTATCCCGCAGAGATG ATGGCTGTCCTCGCTCAGCAGGCTGGCGGGAACACACCGGCCCAGGCGAGAGTCGTCGTCGGAAGTTTGATTTCGACTTCCGGGAATCTGACGgtcatggtggtggtggtggtcgcCGGCGTGCGGGCAGTGAGGGACTAGAGGACGACAGGGACGGCCTGCCTGAGTGGTGTACAGATGAGGAAGATGGGGAGATGGGCACGTTTGACTCCTCTGGAGCCTTCATGCCTTTGAGG aAGGGTGGCAAGGACACAATGGACGATGAGTTTGACTTTAAGgggatagaggaggaggaggaggaggaagaggaggagagtttcACTGACATCGAGAGGAACAGCCCTGAAGGAGACAACG AGATGAAAGAAACTGGCTCTGCTGTGGTTGATGGTGAGGCAAAGCCAGcatcaccctcctcttctcctccaacaCACTGTACCCCTCCATCCCTGGAGCCTCAACCCAGCAACGCATGCACAGTTGTGGATAATACTCAGCTGAGCAACAGCCACCCTGTCAAGACCAACAGCACGCATCGTGAAG actTGGCTCCGATAGGAATTTCCAAGGCCCGGTTGAGCCCCAGCACCACCTCCTCCATTCTGcctcccccacccccttcctctgctgctcctctcctccctccatctggAGGAGAcaatgaggatgatgagggcATGAAGCACCTGCAGCAG GAGGCAGAGAAGATGGTGGCATCACTACAGGACACCTCTTTGGAGGAGGAGTGTTTCACCcaggctctgcagcagcaggagagcaggaacACTGCAGCCGCTCTACCACTGTCTCATGAAGCCGCTATGAAGTGGTTCTACAAGGACCCACAGGGAGAAATCCAGG GTCCTTTCACCACGGTGGAGATGTGTGAGTGGTTCCAGGCTGGCTACTTCACCATGACCCTGCTGGTGAAGCGGGGCTGTGATGAGGGCTTTCAGCCCCTGGGGGACGTCATCAAAATGTGGGGCCGCGTACCCTTCGCCCCAGGGCCCTCCCCGCCGCCCCTGCTGGTGAGACAGCCACCACCAACGCAGCGCCCGCAGCCCACCCGGGGTACCGCTGGGACT GGAAACCTGGACCAGGAGCGGCTGAAGAAGCAACAGGAGCTGGCGGCAGCAGCTCTTTATCAGCAgctccaacagcagcagctattCCAGCTCATTAACAG GTGCAGTGAGCAGGGTATGATGCCTTCGATGAACAGATCGATGTCAGTGCCAGATACAGGGTCCATGTGGGACATGCATACCTCAGCTTCACAGCCATCCG GCGGTGAAGCCAGTCTTTGGGACATAACAATGAATCCTACTACTCAGGGTCCAACTCTCGAACAGCTTCAAAAG cTCCAGCAAGAGAGGCGAGACGCTGAACTCAGGGTGAagcgtgaggaggaggagcagcgtaagaggagagaagagaagaggaggcaaCAAGAGgaacagaagaggagggaggaagaggagctatTCAGACGCAAGCAG TGTCGTCAGCAGCAGGAACTGATCATGAAGTTGCTGCAGCAGGCCCCCCAGCAGCAGGGTTCAGGGGCAGGCAGCTCGGGCTGGAGTGGGGGTCCCTCCTCTGGCCTCACCAAAGCAGTTAAAACCCCAGCTATGGCTCTGATGGaaatgcagcaggaggcagagaggcttctgaagcagcagcagcagcagagagcccagcagcagagagatcGC CACTCCGGcatgtcaatggggagctccTCCATGGGAGGTCAGTGGGCGGATGGTGTTGGCATGTGGGGTGGGCCTGGCGGTATGGAGGGTAAAAGCAGCAGTGGAAGCTCTTCAGGCAGCATGGGCATGTGGGACGAGGCTGTGAAGAACCAGGCCGGCCTGCGtggcaacagcaacaacaacatgggCTTGAAGAACAGCCGCAGCAGCCCGTCACTCAG TGATCAGTACATGATGCGCCGTAAgcggacagaggaggaggataagctgctgaagctgctgcagggcATGAAGCCCCAGGATGGCTTCACCACCTGGTGTGAACAGATGCTGCATGCTCTCAACACCTCTGCCAacaactccacctcctctttgGATG TTGCCACAATTGTGGCGTACCTGAAGGAGGTGGAGTCACCCTATGCAGTGCTGGACTTCATCCGGTCCTACCTAGGGGACACAGTGGAAGCCAAAGAGTTCGCCAAACAGTTTCTGGAGCGACGTGCCAAACAGAAAGCCAACCaacagagacagcagcagcagcag TTATCAAAGGAAGTGGCTGGATTGAACATGAACTTCCCTCTGCAG GACTCAATGCGAGGTATGAACCCAAGCACCCTGCAGTCAATGTTTCAAACCAACCACATGGGCAAGGCTGGTCTCTACGACAACCAGGGGgggaagatgaaaaagaaacagcCCATGATGCTGCACTCTGACCCCAGCATCTTAG GGTACTCATTCCACAACGCGGAGTGTCTGAGCCTGAATGAGATGGAGATGGTGGAGGATTACTGA